Proteins co-encoded in one Nothobranchius furzeri strain GRZ-AD chromosome 4, NfurGRZ-RIMD1, whole genome shotgun sequence genomic window:
- the LOC107389231 gene encoding zinc finger protein 319: MDWTSPASKLNPYSRSRMSEAWQQHAVAPPPVVHALPPGAENALSCAVYGIVLQPDAPSLQQQQTQHGQHSQQHSGSQRHGQQQQQHPSQSQQAEAEGAHKCGACGHDVSHLSNPLEHQCLLSQDRSFQCTQCLKIFHQATDLLEHQCVQVEQKPFVCGVCKMGFSLLSSLAQHHTSHNSRHPMKCSICEKTYRPSSSGNTTPTSSSSSQPPSNDAASASSSLSILPFPSARDRPYKCSVCQKGFKHLSELTRHERVHTGEKPFKCDTCDKAFSQSSHLQHHQRTHSNERPFKCAVCEKSFKHRSHLVRHMYVHSGEHLFKCNLCELHFKESSELLHHPCHPQGSRPFRCATCGKGFKRPSDLRQHERTHSEERPFHCDECQMSFRQQYALVRHRRTHKDPTDRPFKCSLCDKGFMQPSHLLYHQHVHGMDNLFKCASCQKEFSQSGELLRHKCGEPSNTSPDKPYKCDICGKGYKKSSTLQRHQNAHCQEKPLKCSLCDRRFTISSEFVQHRCDPSREKPLKCPGCEKRFKYTSDLNRHRRVHTGEKPYKCDHCDKGFKQREHLIKHQSTHSREGQFKCVWCGEWFSDLVSLQDHTAQHTSDGGGYNMPQCI, from the exons ATGGA TTGGACCTCTCCAGCTTCCAAGCTGAATCCGTATTCCCGAAGCCGCATGTCTGAGGCCTGGCAGCAGCATGCAGTCGCTCCACCTCCGGTTGTCCACGCACTCCCTCCAGGAGCTGAGAACGCACTGAGCTGTGCTGTTTATGGTATCGTACTACAGCCAGATGCTCCgtcgctgcagcagcagcagacccaaCATGGACAGCACAGCCAGCAGCATAGTGGGAGTCAGCGGCAcggccagcagcagcagcagcacccttCTCAGTCCCAGCAGGCCGAAGCTGAGGGAGCGCACAAATGCGGGGCGTGTGGACATGATGTCTCCCACCTCTCAAACCCTCTTGAACACCAGTGTCTCTTGAGTCAAGACAGGTCGTTCCAGTGCACCCAGTGTCTGAAGATTTTCCACCAGGCCACAGACCTGCTGGAGCACCAGTGCGTTCAGGTGGAGCAGAAGCCGTTTGTGTGTGGGGTGTGCAAGATGGGCTTTTCCCTGCTTTCGTCCCTGGCCCAGCACCACACATCGCATAACAGCAGACACCCCATGAAGTGTTCGATTTGTGAGAAGACGTACCGACCCAGTTCATCTGGTAACACAACGCCCACTTCATCCAGCAGCTCTCAGCCGCCCAGCAATGATGCAGCGTCAGCAAGCAGCAGCTTATCCATTTTACCTTTCCCCTCGGCTCGAGACCGACCGTACAAATGTTCTGTGTGCCAGAAAGGCTTCAAACACCTGTCAGAGCTCACGCGTCACGAACGGGTCCACACGGGAGAGAAACCCTTCAAATGTGACACGTGTGACAAGGCCTTCAGCCAGTCGTCCCACCTGCAGCACCACCAGCGGACGCACAGCAACGAGCGGCCGTTTAAATGCGCCGTGTGTGAAAAGAGCTTCAAGCATCGCTCCCACCTCGTACGCCACATGTACGTGCATTCTGGCGAGCACTTGTTTAAATGCAACCTGTGTGAGCTTCACTTCAAAGAGTCGTCAGAACTGCTCCACCACCCCTGCCACCCGCAGGGTTCGCGCCCGTTCCGCTGCGCCACGTGTGGTAAAGGCTTCAAGCGTCCCTCCGACCTGCGTCAGCATGAGCGCACGCACTCGGAGGAGCGCCCCTTCCACTGCGACGAGTGTCAGATGAGCTTCAGGCAGCAGTACGCCCTGGTGCGCCACCGACGCACGCACAAAGACCCCACTGACCGGCCGTTCAAATGCAGCCTGTGTGACAAGGGCTTCATGCAGCCCTCCCACCTTCTCTACCATCAGCACGTTCATGGCATGGACAACCTGTTCAAGTGcgcctcctgtcagaaggagttcAGCCAATCAGGAGAGCTGCTCAGACACAAGTGTGGCGAGCCGTCCAACACCTCGCCCGACAAGCCGTACAAGTGCGACATTTGCGGGAAAGGATACAAGAAGAGTTCCACGTTGCAACGCCACCAGAACGCCCACTGCCAGGAGAAGCCCCTGAAGTGCTCGCTGTGCGACCGCCGCTTCACAATTTCGTCGGAGTTCGTTCAGCACCGCTGTGACCCCTCCAGGGAGAAGCCCCTGAAGTGCCCTGGCTGTGAGAAGCGCTTCAAGTACACGTCAGACCTGAACCGACACCGACGCGTGCACACGGGCGAGAAGCCGTACAAGTGCGACCACTGCGACAAGGGCTTCAAACAGCGCGAGCACCTGATCAAACACCAGAGCACACACTCCAGGGAGGGCCAGTTCAAGTGTGTTTGGTGTGGGGAGTGGTTCAGTGACTTGGTCTCTTTGCAGGATCACACAGCGCAGCACACGTCTGATGGAGGCGGCTACAACATGCCACAGTGCATTTGA